One region of Ornithorhynchus anatinus isolate Pmale09 chromosome X5, mOrnAna1.pri.v4, whole genome shotgun sequence genomic DNA includes:
- the CD5L gene encoding CD5 antigen-like encodes MAPLFPLLLATCLGLGLTGTTPSPASPRTRLVNGPHRCAGRVEVLRDGRWGTVCDDGWDAADVAVLCRELGCGPARETPVAALYPPPAPAGSPVWLQNVQCRGSEPELALCEFEEAFNCDRKEDAGAVCEAPEDEVAWRLVDGPDPCSGRVEVEYAGQWGTVCGEGWDMRDARVLCRELGCGRPGWARARCDGTGGGAGPVWLSRLQCRGHEDRLTRCPHLPWGRNNCTHLEDAWVRCREPFALRLTGGPHRCSGRLEVLRDGAWGTVCDEGWGRRQEQVVCRQLGCGEPRRQPARTRKRFGLGPGPFWPQSLRCSGREASLEDCAHRPWAPAPPQHPCTQHQVAAVVCLGPGAGEK; translated from the exons GGACCACCCCGTCCCCAGCGTCCCCCCGGACGCGGCTGGTCAACGGCCCGCACCGCTGCGCCGGTCGGGTGGAGGTCCTCCGCGACGGGCGGTGGGGCACCGTGTGCGACGACGGCTGGGACGCGGCGGACGTGGCCGTGCTGTGCCGGGAGCTGGGctgcggcccggcccgggagacCCCCGTCGCCGCCCTCTacccgcctccggccccggccgggaGCCCCGTCTGGCTCCAGAACGTCCAGTGCCGGGGCAGCGAGCCGGAGCTGGCCCTGTGCGAGTTCGAGGAGGCCTTCAACTGCGACCGCAAGGAGGACGCGGGGGCCGTGTGCGAAG cGCCGGAGGACGAGGTCGCCTGGCGGCTGGTGGACGGGCCCGACCCCTGCTCCGGGCGGGTGGAGGTGGAGTACGCCGGGCAGTGGGGCACGGTGTGCGGCGAAGGCTGGGACATGCGGGACGCCCGGGTCCTGTGCCGGGAGCTGGGCTGCGGGAGGCCCGGCTGGGCCCGCGCACGCTGCgacgggaccgggggcggggccgggcccgtctGGCTCAGCCGGCTGCAGTGCCGGGGCCACGAGGACCGGCTGACCCGCTGCCCGCACCTGCCCTGGGGCCGCAACAACTGCACCCACCTAGAGGACGCCTGGGTCCGCTGCCGGG AGCCCTTCGCGCTGCGGCTGACCGGGGGGCCGCACCGCTGCTCGGGGCGGCTGGAGGTCCTCCGCGACGGCGCGTGGGGCACGGTGTGCGACGAGGGCTGGGGCCGGCGGCAGGAGCAGGTCGTCTGCCGACAGCTGGGCTGCGGAGAGCCCCGACGACAGCCGGCCCGCACCCGCAAGCGGTTCGGCCTCGGGCCGGGCCCCTTCTGGCCGCAGAGCCTGCGCTGCAGCGGCAGGGAGGCCAGCCTGGAGGACTGCGCCCACCGACcctgggccccggccccgccccaacACCCCTGCACCCAACACCAGGTCGCGGCCGTCGTCTGCCTCGGCCCGGGGGCAG GAGAAAAGTGA
- the LOC114808122 gene encoding T-lymphocyte surface antigen Ly-9-like isoform X1, with amino-acid sequence MERTSGGPRGLLQLVGFLSGAWIVGAQGPPANHTRGESALFHLNVSPISDVRVVEWTFVTRNLAITELMPGARGLSPGWTHERYSQRVHVVDGVSLKLLDVTPEDGGTYEAQVKFRSGAFRKQLFALAVYEPVPLPEIHLRPGSRTSGRCNFTLECRLPGAGAAVSVSWRKGDPPGELTAAERRGLSPDRRTLNLALSSVHPDDVFTCLARSPAQERNASVQLGDHCAPRESSTKGASVIPGSASSANAFSLKWILSAALVQALCLWMDYD; translated from the exons ATGGAGCGGACGTCCGGAGGCCCCCGGGGACTGCTGCAGCTGGTGGGCTTCCTGTCCG GTGCCTGGATCGTTGGGGCGCAGGGGCCCCCCGCGAATCACACGCGGGGAGAGTCCGCCCTTTTTCACCTAAACGTCTCTCCGATCTCCGACGTACGGGTGGTCGAATGGACCTTCGTGACCAGGAATCTGGCTATCACGGAGCTcatgcccggggcccgggggctctCGCCCGGCTGGACCCACGAGAGATACAGCCAGAGGGTCCACGTGGTCGACGGGGTCTCCCTGAAGTTGCTGGATGTGACCCCCGAGGACGGCGGCACCTACGAGGCCCAAGTCAAATTCCGGTCAGGAGCCTTCCGGAAGCAGCTCTTCGCCCTGGCGGTGTACG AGCCGGTCCCCCTCCCCGAGATCCATCTGCGGCCCGGGAGCCGGACGTCGGGCCGGTGTAACTTCACCCTGGAGTGTCggctgccgggggcgggggcggccgtgtCCGTGAGCTGGAGGAAGGGGGACCCCCCGGGGGAGCTGACCGCGGCGGAGCGGCGGGGGCTGTCCCCCGACCGCCGGACCCTGAACCTGGCCCTGTCCTCGGTCCATCCCGACGACGTCTTCACCTGCCTGGCCCGCTCTCCCGCCCAGGAGAGAAACGCCTCCGTCCAACTCGGGGACCACTGCGCCCCACGTGAGTCCTCCACCAAAG GGGCGTCTGTTATTCCAGGGTCGGCCTCCTCGGCGAACGCCTTCTCCCTGAAATGGATTCTCTCCGCCGCTTTGGTGCAGGCCCTGTGCCTGTGGATGGATTATGACTAA
- the LOC114808122 gene encoding T-lymphocyte surface antigen Ly-9-like isoform X2, protein MERTSGGPRGLLQLVGFLSGAWIVGAQGPPANHTRGESALFHLNVSPISDVRVVEWTFVTRNLAITELMPGARGLSPGWTHERYSQRVHVVDGVSLKLLDVTPEDGGTYEAQVKFRSGAFRKQLFALAVYEPVPLPEIHLRPGSRTSGRCNFTLECRLPGAGAAVSVSWRKGDPPGELTAAERRGLSPDRRTLNLALSSVHPDDVFTCLARSPAQERNASVQLGDHCAPRASVIPGSASSANAFSLKWILSAALVQALCLWMDYD, encoded by the exons ATGGAGCGGACGTCCGGAGGCCCCCGGGGACTGCTGCAGCTGGTGGGCTTCCTGTCCG GTGCCTGGATCGTTGGGGCGCAGGGGCCCCCCGCGAATCACACGCGGGGAGAGTCCGCCCTTTTTCACCTAAACGTCTCTCCGATCTCCGACGTACGGGTGGTCGAATGGACCTTCGTGACCAGGAATCTGGCTATCACGGAGCTcatgcccggggcccgggggctctCGCCCGGCTGGACCCACGAGAGATACAGCCAGAGGGTCCACGTGGTCGACGGGGTCTCCCTGAAGTTGCTGGATGTGACCCCCGAGGACGGCGGCACCTACGAGGCCCAAGTCAAATTCCGGTCAGGAGCCTTCCGGAAGCAGCTCTTCGCCCTGGCGGTGTACG AGCCGGTCCCCCTCCCCGAGATCCATCTGCGGCCCGGGAGCCGGACGTCGGGCCGGTGTAACTTCACCCTGGAGTGTCggctgccgggggcgggggcggccgtgtCCGTGAGCTGGAGGAAGGGGGACCCCCCGGGGGAGCTGACCGCGGCGGAGCGGCGGGGGCTGTCCCCCGACCGCCGGACCCTGAACCTGGCCCTGTCCTCGGTCCATCCCGACGACGTCTTCACCTGCCTGGCCCGCTCTCCCGCCCAGGAGAGAAACGCCTCCGTCCAACTCGGGGACCACTGCGCCCCAC GGGCGTCTGTTATTCCAGGGTCGGCCTCCTCGGCGAACGCCTTCTCCCTGAAATGGATTCTCTCCGCCGCTTTGGTGCAGGCCCTGTGCCTGTGGATGGATTATGACTAA